One stretch of Ammoniphilus sp. CFH 90114 DNA includes these proteins:
- a CDS encoding DUF1836 domain-containing protein has translation MEMLQLTRKEMSELLICLKGDSNDTPLSILQRVWLNTHQRDIEKGKTFSAFISTALPPILEKLIKLNKKDIGFSLNEIVALGNQIEYTHFSSGAVQNWVKRDIKDWIGTPQIGKKYAIEQAAMLFMVEDLKANLDFESIRKLFTLIFNNPNDYNDDLIDPISLYAAYSSIFEELDKNNDQVLDMQGANTLDALIRKNATAYVEQMSGLNAEQKEAVSNTIVIATLSVQTSYFQNLAKRYLNATLFLSHLGKV, from the coding sequence ATGGAAATGCTGCAATTAACCCGAAAAGAGATGTCTGAATTACTGATCTGTTTAAAAGGGGATTCCAACGACACTCCACTATCCATATTGCAAAGGGTCTGGTTGAACACCCATCAGAGAGACATCGAAAAAGGAAAAACGTTTTCTGCCTTCATATCAACCGCTTTGCCACCCATTCTTGAAAAATTAATTAAACTGAATAAAAAAGATATAGGGTTTTCGTTAAACGAGATTGTAGCTTTGGGAAACCAAATTGAATATACGCATTTTTCATCAGGAGCGGTACAAAATTGGGTGAAAAGAGACATTAAGGATTGGATTGGAACCCCACAAATAGGGAAAAAATATGCCATTGAGCAAGCCGCCATGTTATTTATGGTTGAGGATTTAAAGGCCAACTTGGATTTTGAATCCATTCGTAAATTGTTTACTCTTATTTTTAACAATCCAAATGATTATAATGATGATTTAATCGATCCTATCAGTTTATACGCGGCGTATTCTTCGATCTTTGAAGAACTCGATAAAAATAATGATCAGGTCTTGGATATGCAGGGAGCGAATACATTAGACGCTCTCATTCGGAAAAACGCAACGGCATACGTGGAGCAAATGAGTGGTCTAAATGCAGAGCAGAAAGAAGCAGTTAGCAATACGATCGTCATTGCTACGTTATCAGTACAAACCTCCTACTTTCAAAACCTCGCGAAGCGTTATCTTAATGCCACGTTATTTTTAAGTCATCTTGGTAAAGTGTAA
- a CDS encoding GNAT family N-acetyltransferase, with translation MEISGNGIDLRPLQMKDVSSLLELRSRNRKFLEPYEPKQRESHFTVDVQTEVIEQAMRNWEQDLGYSFGIFLKENGCLIGRVNLSNVVRGAWRSCTIGYFLDEDYNGKGIMTEAVGLVVDFAFSKVDLHRVQAGVMPQNLPSIRVLEKVGFRYEGLAKYYLNINGNWEDHNIYSITKEFWS, from the coding sequence GTGGAGATTAGCGGAAATGGAATTGATCTTCGACCACTGCAAATGAAGGATGTTTCTTCATTGCTGGAGCTCCGCTCACGTAATAGAAAGTTTCTTGAACCCTATGAACCAAAGCAAAGGGAATCGCATTTTACTGTTGACGTTCAAACTGAAGTCATTGAGCAAGCTATGAGAAATTGGGAACAAGATTTGGGTTATAGTTTTGGTATTTTCTTAAAAGAAAACGGTTGTTTAATCGGAAGGGTTAATTTGAGCAATGTGGTTCGTGGAGCGTGGCGAAGTTGCACAATCGGCTATTTTCTGGATGAGGATTACAATGGGAAAGGGATTATGACAGAAGCTGTGGGATTAGTAGTAGACTTTGCTTTTTCGAAAGTAGATTTACATCGTGTACAAGCAGGTGTGATGCCACAGAATCTGCCATCCATCAGGGTATTAGAAAAAGTAGGTTTTCGATACGAAGGATTAGCGAAGTATTATTTGAATATCAATGGCAACTGGGAAGACCATAACATTTACAGTATAACGAAAGAGTTTTGGAGTTGA
- a CDS encoding M28 family peptidase, with translation MIKKKAVILTLTGVMTLTGLFSTVPVLSSSHLVFASPNENAAVAFDKKVLSRIQSEKSMEHIRQLSVEIGERVAGMQGEKTAAEYIKKQLEEYGYDVTVQEFNIADRKLGHLLIPSLSDKFIPVSTPAQSASTIESGLKGTFMAAGFGAIDQIPEEVAGNIAVIERGGGLTFVQKVQNAVAAGATGVVIYDNVESLSPINPSLTGYTSPIPVVGIMKKDGEKLVSQLANQQVEGTVTVNQYSNLKSQNLIVSRKPNNKNKDSQQIVHVTAHYDSVPNSPGANDNASGTSVLLEFARILKAYPIDKEVRFVFFGAEEIGLVGSRYYVNQLSQDEIDRSIANFNMDMVGTAWPNATMLYVNTVDGNSNIVFESAQAAGARLDNHTTFLYKRGASDHVPFYEAGIPSANFIRREAVTASLEPYYHTPSDTIENISQSRIQEAGEIIGSALYDVLRTKNPSLTQSKVRRTEAEMAPFYDPENFNHDHDGVKE, from the coding sequence ATGATCAAGAAAAAAGCAGTGATATTAACCTTAACCGGTGTCATGACGTTAACCGGTCTATTTTCTACGGTTCCCGTTTTATCTAGTTCCCACTTAGTGTTCGCTTCACCAAACGAAAATGCAGCCGTAGCCTTTGACAAAAAGGTATTGTCTCGCATTCAATCGGAAAAATCGATGGAGCATATCCGTCAGTTAAGTGTGGAAATCGGTGAAAGAGTAGCCGGTATGCAAGGAGAGAAGACAGCAGCAGAATATATCAAGAAGCAACTAGAAGAATACGGCTATGACGTTACGGTTCAAGAGTTTAATATTGCGGATCGTAAATTAGGCCATTTGCTCATTCCTTCCTTAAGTGACAAGTTCATTCCGGTTTCTACCCCAGCACAGTCCGCCTCGACAATTGAAAGTGGACTAAAAGGGACGTTTATGGCAGCTGGGTTCGGAGCCATTGACCAAATTCCTGAAGAAGTTGCCGGCAACATCGCCGTTATTGAAAGGGGTGGTGGACTCACCTTTGTACAAAAAGTCCAAAATGCCGTAGCCGCTGGTGCAACTGGCGTTGTGATTTATGATAACGTTGAGAGCTTATCACCTATTAACCCTAGTTTAACGGGTTATACTAGCCCAATCCCCGTCGTTGGGATCATGAAAAAGGATGGGGAAAAACTAGTCTCTCAATTAGCGAATCAACAAGTAGAAGGAACCGTAACAGTCAATCAGTATAGCAATCTGAAATCACAAAATCTGATCGTTTCCCGTAAACCAAACAATAAAAATAAAGATTCACAACAAATTGTCCATGTGACCGCTCACTATGACAGTGTGCCTAATTCTCCAGGCGCCAATGACAATGCATCTGGCACGTCTGTTTTGCTAGAGTTTGCTAGAATTCTGAAAGCGTACCCTATTGATAAGGAAGTTAGGTTTGTATTTTTTGGTGCTGAAGAAATCGGATTAGTAGGATCAAGATACTATGTAAACCAACTCTCTCAGGACGAGATTGACCGCAGTATCGCTAATTTTAATATGGACATGGTGGGGACCGCGTGGCCTAATGCGACCATGCTTTATGTGAATACGGTGGATGGAAATTCCAATATTGTTTTTGAATCCGCTCAAGCAGCAGGGGCACGTTTAGATAACCACACGACGTTCTTATATAAAAGAGGAGCATCAGATCATGTTCCTTTCTATGAAGCAGGTATTCCTTCAGCGAACTTTATTCGAAGAGAGGCTGTTACCGCCAGCCTTGAGCCTTATTACCATACCCCATCAGACACCATAGAAAATATTAGTCAAAGCCGAATCCAAGAAGCCGGTGAAATTATCGGCTCAGCTCTCTATGATGTTCTCAGAACCAAGAACCCTAGCCTGACACAAAGCAAGGTACGCCGCACCGAAGCAGAAATGGCTCCTTTCTATGATCCAGAAAACTTCAACCACGATCATGACGGGGTTAAAGAATAG
- a CDS encoding M28 family peptidase yields the protein MLKRRALLSVILAASLSFGVTSAFAAPPVEGNPAVHAFDNKVIKMISAENMYNNIVYLSQTPRVTSTVEEAQAAEYIKAEFEKLGLQTEIQEFQYQSYVNASEQDFSISDSSYDYKVGSFTYSPSGEVTSEIAYIGKGLEGVDAKGRDLEGKVALVERGDATFAVKMENAVSRGAVGVVLFNNADGAVATGTLGAWNDQYVPMVGITRTEGLALVTALESGPVVGTIKVIGSAMKTVTSQNVIATKPATQKDTGDILVISSHHDSVPRAPGANDNASGVAMTLELARVLANLPSDTEIRFVTFGSEEVGLVGSRHYARNLSENEKARMKGVFNLDMVGSNDAGDLVMYTSNGEKNTVTDLIASASSRVSVLPAYGPETRSDHHAFYEVGVPAALLIHAPLEPWYHTPNDTPDKISKEKLLDVATIVGSAVYQAARPDTPALERSKVAPVEVEYEETVGRL from the coding sequence ATGTTAAAACGAAGAGCTCTTTTATCTGTAATCTTGGCTGCTAGTTTATCCTTTGGTGTAACTTCTGCCTTTGCTGCACCACCAGTGGAGGGCAATCCAGCTGTACATGCATTTGATAATAAAGTCATCAAGATGATTAGCGCAGAGAATATGTATAACAATATTGTCTATCTCTCCCAAACTCCTAGAGTAACAAGCACGGTAGAAGAGGCTCAGGCGGCTGAGTACATAAAAGCAGAGTTTGAAAAATTGGGATTACAAACGGAGATTCAAGAATTCCAGTATCAGTCTTATGTCAATGCATCGGAACAGGATTTTAGTATCTCGGATTCGAGTTATGATTACAAGGTGGGGAGTTTTACCTATTCACCTAGTGGGGAGGTCACATCTGAAATCGCTTACATCGGTAAGGGCTTAGAGGGGGTCGATGCGAAAGGTCGTGATTTGGAAGGGAAAGTCGCGCTTGTTGAGCGTGGGGACGCTACGTTTGCTGTAAAAATGGAAAATGCCGTTTCCCGTGGCGCAGTAGGAGTGGTCTTGTTTAATAATGCTGATGGGGCTGTAGCTACAGGAACTCTTGGGGCTTGGAATGATCAGTATGTCCCCATGGTAGGGATTACGAGAACGGAAGGATTAGCCTTAGTCACGGCATTAGAGAGTGGGCCTGTGGTAGGAACTATAAAGGTAATAGGCTCCGCGATGAAAACAGTCACCTCGCAAAACGTGATCGCAACCAAGCCTGCTACGCAAAAGGATACCGGAGATATTCTGGTGATCTCTTCCCATCATGACTCCGTTCCAAGAGCACCGGGTGCAAATGATAACGCTTCTGGAGTAGCGATGACTTTGGAATTGGCTAGGGTCCTCGCTAATCTGCCATCCGATACAGAAATCCGCTTTGTTACGTTTGGTTCTGAGGAAGTAGGACTGGTTGGTTCAAGGCATTATGCGAGAAACCTATCCGAGAATGAAAAGGCGCGAATGAAAGGGGTCTTTAACTTAGACATGGTAGGAAGCAATGATGCTGGTGATCTCGTCATGTATACAAGCAACGGAGAAAAAAATACCGTGACGGACTTGATCGCATCCGCGTCTTCTCGTGTATCGGTATTGCCTGCCTATGGCCCTGAAACCCGTAGTGATCACCATGCCTTCTACGAAGTAGGTGTACCTGCTGCGCTATTGATCCATGCTCCTTTAGAGCCATGGTACCATACGCCTAACGATACACCGGACAAGATCAGTAAGGAGAAACTCCTAGATGTTGCCACGATTGTGGGTTCAGCGGTCTATCAAGCAGCCCGTCCAGACACACCAGCTTTAGAACGGTCAAAAGTAGCACCGGTAGAAGTAGAGTATGAAGAAACGGTCGGACGTTTATAG
- a CDS encoding TetR/AcrR family transcriptional regulator, whose product MTEDRIKQVALNHFAINGYDGTSLAQIAETVGIKKQSIATYFRKKEDLFLAVFEEMVQDYIGFIKQVHHEIHLEPVEHKLQHILYQTYLYKIKNPERAAFYKRAIHFPSPSLEERIRNEINKMEQQSSELYRAVFVEGIQKNVIKKQELENLLAAFYCLIDGISMQMFIYGTEEFNKRLSSIWKIFWDGIKQR is encoded by the coding sequence TTGACAGAGGATCGAATAAAACAAGTAGCACTAAATCATTTCGCTATCAATGGCTATGACGGTACCTCATTAGCTCAAATAGCGGAAACAGTGGGGATAAAAAAGCAATCCATTGCCACCTACTTCCGAAAGAAAGAGGATTTGTTTTTAGCCGTATTTGAAGAAATGGTCCAAGACTATATTGGTTTCATTAAACAAGTGCATCATGAAATACACTTAGAGCCAGTGGAGCACAAACTACAACATATTTTGTATCAAACCTACCTATACAAAATAAAGAATCCAGAACGGGCGGCTTTTTATAAACGAGCGATACATTTTCCATCCCCATCCTTAGAAGAGAGAATTCGAAACGAGATAAATAAGATGGAACAACAATCCTCTGAACTATATCGTGCTGTTTTTGTGGAAGGAATACAGAAAAACGTAATAAAAAAACAAGAGTTAGAAAATCTTTTAGCTGCTTTTTATTGCTTAATCGATGGAATCTCTATGCAAATGTTTATTTACGGTACAGAGGAATTTAATAAACGTCTTTCGAGTATCTGGAAAATTTTTTGGGATGGCATCAAACAAAGGTAA
- a CDS encoding GNAT family N-acetyltransferase, translating to MEAKRVATKTQLDQAFQIRVAVFVEEQGVPLADEFDEHDANAEHILVYFEGLPVGTGRMRVVDEFAKLERICLLAPYRKYGLGKMIIQTLEQLAREKGMTKAKLHGQTQAEGFYQKLGYETHSPVFMEDGIPHVLMVKNL from the coding sequence ATGGAAGCCAAACGAGTTGCGACAAAAACACAATTAGATCAAGCATTTCAAATTAGAGTAGCCGTATTTGTTGAGGAACAAGGAGTACCTTTAGCAGATGAATTCGATGAACATGATGCAAATGCGGAACACATATTGGTTTATTTTGAAGGGCTGCCTGTTGGGACAGGAAGAATGCGAGTGGTAGATGAATTCGCCAAACTGGAGAGAATTTGCCTGTTGGCTCCTTATCGGAAGTACGGTCTTGGCAAAATGATTATACAGACCCTTGAACAGTTAGCTCGTGAAAAAGGGATGACGAAGGCGAAATTACATGGACAAACACAGGCGGAGGGATTTTATCAAAAATTAGGTTACGAAACACATTCTCCTGTATTCATGGAAGACGGTATTCCGCATGTTTTGATGGTCAAAAATCTATGA
- a CDS encoding YitT family protein, with translation MNLRRFTFYTLGILILTLGIALSILSNLGTGPFDAVLVGLYRSFGMTIGSWEIVLGLFLVLCNAVAEKRRPEFLALLTSFITGIGIDFWMYLLGDWLLPETIQSRIFLLAMGMVIGGLGIAVNLQANWAPNPMDRSMQVVTKLTGFNFAISRALISIVLVFIAFIFSGPIGVGTILSTLFTGVIINWFMPFVERLDKKPNHSQQSLSS, from the coding sequence ATGAACCTGCGACGATTTACATTTTACACATTAGGGATCCTCATTTTAACCTTAGGAATTGCTCTGTCCATTCTTTCAAACTTGGGGACTGGCCCCTTTGATGCTGTACTTGTTGGTTTGTATCGAAGTTTTGGAATGACTATCGGGAGCTGGGAAATCGTTCTAGGACTCTTCTTGGTATTATGTAATGCGGTTGCTGAAAAACGTAGGCCTGAATTCTTAGCATTACTCACTTCATTCATCACAGGAATAGGCATTGATTTTTGGATGTATCTTCTAGGTGATTGGCTTCTGCCAGAAACAATCCAAAGTAGAATTTTCTTATTAGCTATGGGCATGGTTATTGGAGGCTTAGGTATCGCTGTGAACTTACAGGCTAATTGGGCACCAAATCCGATGGACCGCTCGATGCAAGTGGTTACAAAATTAACTGGTTTTAATTTTGCAATTTCCAGAGCTTTGATAAGTATAGTACTTGTATTTATCGCTTTTATTTTTAGCGGACCCATTGGTGTTGGTACGATTTTATCTACCCTTTTTACAGGGGTGATTATTAACTGGTTCATGCCGTTCGTTGAACGATTAGATAAAAAACCTAATCATTCGCAACAAAGCCTATCCTCGTAA